One window from the genome of Micromonospora aurantiaca ATCC 27029 encodes:
- a CDS encoding Rne/Rng family ribonuclease produces the protein MLENEPEGGERTGAEPAGTTADSATTASGSAASATSAGAGGATTEGTVEGVAETKPPARKRASRRKAAPLNQPEQTDAPVEASTTVTGSGESPQAEVLAPVAGELDTAPKTTRRRRKATPAKAVEEPVAAAGVEAASEEVVPPVKVTRTRRRKATPAAETVAPDETTAAGQAPADGVIDGPVSAPGGDLIAEGRADIDGGETAAPGEAVTAGTAAETAPQAPTGRRRATTSRTKAAGAGKASTGGIGETTGEDVEDAEDAEAEAMADASAAAARTEEVNLARSGGPADATGVVSTGAAVPRAAEEPAETPPATSRRRRAALSAPTVLFMAPQPDEAPAVQVTYPAAEEPIEEAVETGRRRRRGRREVEPVEAEVEPEVAEEELAAEAEETAEGDEDDETAAGRRRRRRGRRGRGRGKGGADEVDDEDVEEPAAAEAEGEAEEPAEDEEAEGEGMTRRRRRRRRRGAGEADTAAEDGVPTVVKIREPRKPVDEVQGVSGSTRLEAKRQRRRDGREQRRTRPPILSESEFLARREAVDRVMVVRQRGDRTQIAVLEDGVLVEHYVTRNSSGTMAGNVYLGKVQNVLPSMEAAFVDIGRGRNAVLYAGEVNWDATGLEGRARSIEQALRSGDSVLVQVTKDPIGHKGARLTSHIALSGRHLVYVPNGNASGISRKLPDTERKRLRDVLKKLVPDGAGVIVRTAAEGASEDELARDVKRLQAQWEDIQAKATEGGAPVLLYEEPDLVIRVVRDLFNEDFRELVIEGEPAYDLVESYLSHVSPDLVARLRRHAGVADVFAEYRIDEQILKGLDRKVFLPSGGSLVIDRTEAMTVVDVNTGKYTGSGGNLEETVTRNNLEAAEEIVRQLRLRDLGGIVVIDFIDMVLESNRELVLRRLTECLGRDRTKHQVTEITSLGLVQMTRKRIGAGLLEAFSETCECCKGRGVIIHTEPVPEKPRGGAGEKVKAVASAVAAPAEEKGRRRGRKAAAEKPAVEAAPEQPSAQPQAVTEATAAPERTVAEVVETDDDYYDTQGYDLSRFETDTPAAPAIADSQEGDSARLAAADDPDAIGDGDNDDDSGAPRRRARRGGARRRTRP, from the coding sequence ATGCTCGAGAACGAGCCCGAGGGCGGCGAACGGACCGGCGCAGAGCCGGCCGGGACGACCGCCGACAGCGCCACCACCGCCTCCGGCAGCGCCGCGAGCGCGACCTCTGCCGGCGCCGGGGGAGCCACCACGGAAGGCACCGTGGAGGGCGTCGCGGAGACCAAGCCGCCCGCCCGTAAGCGGGCCAGCCGCCGCAAGGCCGCTCCGCTGAACCAGCCGGAGCAGACCGACGCGCCGGTCGAGGCGTCCACAACGGTGACCGGCAGCGGCGAGTCGCCGCAGGCCGAGGTGCTCGCGCCGGTGGCCGGTGAGTTGGACACCGCGCCGAAGACCACCCGGCGGCGTCGTAAGGCGACGCCGGCGAAGGCGGTCGAGGAGCCGGTGGCCGCGGCCGGTGTGGAGGCCGCCTCGGAGGAGGTCGTGCCGCCGGTCAAGGTGACCCGGACCCGCCGTCGCAAGGCCACGCCGGCTGCCGAGACCGTCGCGCCGGACGAGACCACCGCCGCGGGGCAGGCGCCCGCGGACGGCGTGATCGACGGACCGGTCTCCGCGCCCGGTGGCGACCTGATCGCCGAGGGACGCGCCGACATCGACGGCGGCGAGACCGCCGCACCGGGCGAGGCCGTCACCGCGGGTACCGCCGCCGAGACTGCACCGCAGGCCCCCACCGGCCGGCGCAGGGCCACCACCAGCAGGACCAAGGCCGCCGGCGCAGGCAAGGCGAGCACCGGCGGCATCGGTGAGACCACCGGCGAGGACGTCGAGGACGCCGAGGACGCCGAGGCCGAGGCCATGGCAGACGCGAGCGCCGCGGCTGCGCGTACCGAAGAGGTGAACCTGGCCCGCAGCGGCGGCCCGGCCGATGCGACGGGCGTCGTGTCGACGGGTGCCGCCGTGCCGCGCGCGGCCGAGGAGCCGGCCGAGACGCCGCCGGCCACCAGCCGCCGGCGTCGTGCCGCGCTCTCCGCGCCAACCGTCCTGTTCATGGCGCCGCAGCCCGACGAGGCGCCGGCCGTCCAGGTGACGTACCCGGCCGCCGAGGAGCCGATCGAGGAAGCGGTCGAGACCGGCCGGCGCCGCCGTCGCGGCCGCCGTGAGGTCGAGCCGGTCGAGGCCGAGGTCGAGCCGGAGGTCGCCGAGGAGGAGCTCGCCGCCGAGGCCGAGGAGACCGCCGAGGGGGACGAGGACGACGAGACGGCCGCGGGCCGGCGTCGCCGCCGCCGGGGCCGCCGGGGTCGTGGCCGGGGCAAGGGCGGCGCGGACGAGGTCGACGACGAGGACGTCGAGGAGCCCGCCGCGGCCGAGGCCGAGGGTGAGGCCGAGGAGCCGGCGGAGGACGAGGAGGCCGAGGGCGAGGGGATGACCCGTCGCCGTCGCCGTCGTCGCCGCCGGGGCGCCGGCGAGGCGGACACCGCCGCCGAGGACGGCGTGCCGACCGTCGTCAAGATCCGTGAGCCGCGCAAGCCGGTCGACGAGGTGCAGGGTGTCTCCGGCTCGACCCGGCTGGAGGCCAAGCGGCAACGCCGGCGGGACGGCCGCGAGCAGCGGCGTACGCGGCCGCCGATCCTGAGCGAGTCGGAGTTCCTGGCCCGCCGCGAGGCGGTGGACCGGGTGATGGTGGTCCGCCAGCGCGGCGACCGCACCCAGATCGCGGTGCTCGAGGACGGCGTGCTCGTGGAGCACTACGTCACGCGGAACTCGTCCGGCACGATGGCCGGAAACGTCTACCTGGGCAAGGTCCAGAACGTCCTGCCGAGCATGGAGGCGGCCTTCGTCGACATCGGGCGCGGGCGCAACGCGGTCCTGTACGCCGGTGAGGTCAACTGGGACGCCACCGGCCTGGAGGGCCGGGCCCGCTCGATCGAGCAGGCGCTGCGCTCCGGCGACTCGGTGCTGGTGCAGGTGACCAAGGACCCGATCGGGCACAAGGGCGCGCGGCTGACCAGCCACATCGCGCTCTCCGGCCGGCACCTGGTCTACGTGCCCAACGGCAACGCCTCCGGGATCAGCCGCAAGCTGCCCGACACCGAGCGCAAGCGGCTGCGGGACGTGCTGAAGAAGCTGGTGCCGGACGGCGCCGGGGTGATCGTCCGGACCGCGGCCGAGGGTGCCAGCGAGGACGAGCTGGCGCGCGACGTCAAGCGGCTCCAGGCGCAGTGGGAGGACATCCAGGCCAAGGCGACCGAGGGCGGCGCTCCGGTGCTGCTCTACGAGGAGCCGGACCTGGTCATCCGCGTGGTCCGGGACCTCTTCAACGAGGACTTCCGCGAGCTGGTCATCGAGGGCGAGCCCGCGTACGACCTGGTCGAGTCGTACCTGTCGCACGTGTCGCCGGACCTGGTGGCGCGGCTGCGCCGGCACGCCGGGGTGGCGGACGTGTTCGCCGAGTACCGGATCGACGAGCAGATCCTCAAGGGGCTGGACCGCAAGGTCTTCCTCCCCTCGGGCGGCTCGCTGGTGATCGACCGCACCGAGGCGATGACTGTCGTCGACGTCAACACCGGCAAGTACACCGGCTCCGGTGGCAACCTGGAGGAGACGGTCACCCGCAACAACCTGGAGGCGGCCGAGGAGATCGTGCGTCAGCTGCGGCTGCGCGACCTCGGCGGCATCGTGGTGATCGACTTCATCGACATGGTGCTGGAGTCGAACCGGGAGCTGGTGCTGCGCCGGCTCACCGAGTGCCTCGGCCGGGACCGTACGAAGCACCAGGTCACCGAGATCACCTCGCTCGGCCTGGTGCAGATGACCCGTAAGCGCATCGGCGCGGGCCTGCTGGAGGCGTTCAGCGAGACCTGCGAGTGCTGCAAGGGCCGGGGCGTGATCATCCACACCGAGCCGGTGCCGGAGAAGCCGCGCGGCGGGGCGGGGGAGAAGGTCAAGGCGGTCGCCTCGGCGGTCGCCGCGCCGGCCGAGGAGAAGGGCCGCCGCCGGGGCCGCAAGGCCGCCGCGGAGAAGCCCGCGGTGGAGGCCGCGCCGGAGCAGCCCTCCGCGCAGCCGCAGGCAGTCACCGAGGCGACGGCCGCCCCGGAGCGGACCGTCGCCGAGGTGGTCGAGACCGACGACGACTACTACGACACCCAGGGCTACGACCTGTCCCGGTTCGAGACGGACACGCCCGCCGCCCCGGCGATCGCGGACAGCCAGGAGGGCGACTCGGCCCGGCTGGCCGCCGCCGACGACCCGGACGCGATCGGTGACGGAGACAACGACGACGACAGCGGCGCCCCGCGCCGGCGGGCGCGCCGTGGTGGTGCCCGGCGGCGTACGCGGCCGTGA
- a CDS encoding TIGR03936 family radical SAM-associated protein: MRYAKRGPLRFTSHRDFARAFERALRRAGVPIAFSQGFTPHPKISYASAAPTGVASEAEYLEIGLREPVDPARLREALDAALSPGLDVIDAVEAVGGSLADRIEASYWRIELPEVDPKVLAEAVAAFTAAEEIQVERMTKQGRRTFDARAAVVSIDAMAPAETPSGAAAVPCAILELVVRQVTPSVRPDDVLSGLRAVAALEPPVTPKVIRLAQGTLTAQGEIVDPLEADRDGATIGER, from the coding sequence ATCCGGTACGCCAAGCGTGGGCCGCTGCGGTTCACCTCGCACCGGGACTTCGCCCGGGCCTTCGAGCGCGCGCTGCGCCGGGCCGGCGTGCCGATCGCCTTCTCTCAGGGGTTCACCCCGCACCCGAAGATCTCGTACGCCTCGGCCGCCCCGACGGGCGTGGCGAGCGAGGCCGAGTACCTGGAGATCGGGCTCCGTGAGCCGGTCGACCCGGCACGGCTGCGTGAGGCGCTCGACGCCGCTCTCTCGCCCGGGCTCGACGTGATCGACGCGGTGGAGGCCGTCGGCGGCAGCCTGGCGGACCGGATCGAGGCGTCGTACTGGCGGATCGAGCTGCCCGAGGTCGACCCGAAGGTGCTCGCGGAGGCCGTGGCGGCCTTCACGGCTGCCGAGGAGATCCAGGTCGAGCGGATGACCAAGCAGGGGCGGCGTACCTTCGACGCCCGTGCGGCAGTGGTGTCGATCGATGCCATGGCTCCGGCTGAGACGCCTTCCGGGGCGGCGGCCGTACCGTGTGCGATACTCGAACTGGTCGTGCGGCAGGTCACCCCGTCCGTTCGGCCCGATGACGTCCTGTCCGGCCTCCGTGCGGTGGCCGCCCTGGAGCCGCCGGTCACCCCGAAGGTGATCCGGCTGGCGCAGGGCACGCTGACCGCGCAGGGCGAGATCGTCGATCCGTTGGAAGCGGATCGCGACGGGGCAACCATCGGAGAGCGCTGA